From a single Natronorubrum tibetense GA33 genomic region:
- a CDS encoding 5-formyltetrahydrofolate cyclo-ligase, whose product MSDGDRNRDDRPSDIDKESVRERVWDDLEESGEARFPFPPHGRIPNFAGADEAADRLTATPEWQSASTIKANPDAPQLPVRRRALREGKTVYMAVPRLADEDCFLKLDPDALEDYDAATTVSGSSKHGEQIGPDAVEPIDLIVSGSVAVTDAGDRIGKGEGYSDLEYAILYDLGLVDESTTVATTVHERQVIDEAVAIGDHDVSMDLLITPERTLRPDGRPQPTGIDWSALDDERLEEIPVLKRLRED is encoded by the coding sequence ATGAGTGACGGCGATCGGAACCGAGACGACCGACCCAGCGACATCGACAAGGAGTCCGTCCGCGAACGTGTCTGGGACGATCTCGAGGAGAGCGGCGAGGCCAGATTCCCCTTCCCACCGCACGGCCGAATTCCGAACTTCGCCGGGGCCGACGAGGCCGCCGACCGACTCACAGCCACACCCGAGTGGCAGTCGGCGTCGACGATCAAGGCCAACCCCGACGCGCCGCAGTTGCCCGTCCGGCGACGCGCCTTGCGTGAGGGAAAGACGGTCTACATGGCCGTGCCGCGACTCGCGGACGAGGACTGCTTTCTCAAACTGGATCCCGACGCACTCGAGGACTACGACGCGGCGACGACGGTATCCGGATCGTCGAAACACGGCGAGCAGATCGGGCCTGATGCGGTCGAACCGATCGACTTGATCGTCTCGGGAAGTGTCGCAGTGACGGATGCGGGCGATCGGATCGGCAAGGGCGAGGGTTACAGCGACCTCGAGTACGCGATCCTCTACGATCTCGGACTCGTCGACGAGTCGACGACGGTCGCGACGACCGTCCACGAACGACAGGTGATCGACGAGGCGGTCGCGATCGGCGACCATGACGTCTCGATGGATCTGCTCATTACGCCCGAGCGAACGCTCCGTCCGGACGGACGACCGCAGCCGACCGGAATCGACTGGTCGGCACTCGACGACGAGCGACTCGAGGAGATTCCCGTACTGAAACGACTTCGCGAGGACTGA
- a CDS encoding DUF7126 family protein — protein sequence MTEMNVVVAGPDEDEIGDALEAEGASVIRLNGVISRPALEEAGIVDADLYVLTDVGQATTIPVVCDLTDDIRTVVYARDTVPEFVKGQLDLAVDPKLMDAAMVAEELTG from the coding sequence ATGACGGAGATGAACGTGGTCGTTGCCGGTCCGGACGAGGACGAGATCGGCGACGCCCTCGAGGCCGAGGGCGCGAGCGTCATCCGTCTCAACGGCGTCATTTCCCGGCCCGCACTCGAGGAGGCCGGAATCGTCGACGCCGACCTGTACGTGCTGACCGACGTCGGGCAGGCGACGACGATTCCGGTCGTCTGCGATCTCACCGACGACATTCGAACCGTCGTCTACGCCCGGGATACCGTCCCGGAGTTCGTCAAGGGACAGCTCGACCTCGCCGTCGATCCGAAGCTGATGGACGCCGCGATGGTCGCCGAAGAGCTGACCGGTTGA
- the guaA gene encoding glutamine-hydrolyzing GMP synthase, translated as MVETETFVPDAVAEIEDEIGDANAVIALSGGVDSSVAAALAYEAIGDQLTPVYVDTGLMRKGETDQIRETFDYMESLRIVDAKDRFLEALAGVTDPEEKREVIGEQFIREFEREATDTDADYLVQGTIYPDRIESEGGIKSHHNVGGLPEVVDFDGIVEPVRDLYKDEVREVARHLGLDEIVAERMPFPGPGLAVRVIGEVTEEKLEVARLACHVVEEELEEYEPWQALAAVIGKATGVKGDNRVHGWVVSVRSVESRDGMTARAQEIDWETLQRIQSRITGGHENVARVVYDVTHKPPATIEYE; from the coding sequence ATGGTAGAGACAGAGACGTTTGTTCCGGACGCAGTTGCAGAGATCGAAGACGAAATCGGCGACGCCAACGCCGTCATCGCCCTGTCAGGCGGGGTCGACTCATCGGTCGCCGCTGCCCTGGCCTACGAGGCCATCGGCGACCAGCTCACCCCGGTTTACGTCGACACCGGCCTGATGCGCAAAGGCGAGACCGACCAGATCCGCGAGACGTTCGACTACATGGAGTCGCTGCGGATCGTCGACGCGAAAGATCGGTTCCTCGAGGCGCTTGCCGGCGTTACCGACCCCGAGGAGAAACGCGAGGTTATCGGCGAGCAGTTCATCCGCGAGTTCGAACGCGAGGCGACGGACACCGATGCGGACTACCTCGTCCAGGGGACGATCTACCCCGACCGCATCGAGAGCGAGGGCGGGATCAAGTCCCACCACAACGTCGGCGGACTGCCCGAGGTCGTCGACTTCGACGGTATCGTCGAACCCGTTCGCGACCTGTACAAAGACGAAGTGCGCGAGGTCGCTCGCCACCTCGGTCTCGACGAGATCGTCGCCGAACGGATGCCGTTCCCCGGCCCCGGACTCGCCGTTCGCGTCATCGGCGAAGTGACCGAGGAGAAACTCGAGGTCGCCCGCCTCGCCTGTCACGTCGTCGAGGAGGAACTCGAGGAGTACGAGCCCTGGCAGGCCCTCGCCGCCGTCATCGGGAAGGCGACGGGCGTCAAAGGCGACAATCGCGTCCACGGCTGGGTCGTCTCCGTTCGGTCCGTCGAATCCCGCGACGGAATGACCGCCCGCGCCCAAGAGATCGACTGGGAGACGCTCCAGCGCATCCAGTCCCGAATTACCGGCGGCCACGAGAACGTCGCCCGCGTCGTCTACGACGTGACCCACAAACCGCCAGCGACCATCGAGTACGAATGA
- the pyrG gene encoding glutamine hydrolyzing CTP synthase: MPTESDTHYDPSLGNKFIFVTGGVMSGLGKGITAASTGRLLKNAGFDVTAVKIDPYLNVDAGTMNPYQHGEVYVLEDGGEVDLDLGNYERFLDIDMTSDHNITTGKTYQHVIEKERAGDYLGKTVQIIPHITDDIKRRIREAAEGTDVCIIEVGGTVGDIEGMPYLEALRQFAHEEPEENVLFTHVTLVPYSKNGEQKTKPTQHSVKEVRSIGLQPDVIVGRCEDRLDPETKEKIALFCDIPTDAVFSNPDVDDVYHVPLMVEEGGLDQYVLEHFGLAEDALPPAERTNDWRKIVTTEKEGEIDIALVGKYDLEDAYMSIHESLKHAGFEVGVDVNVHWVPADELADGHAGQLEDIDGVIVPGGFGMRGSEGKIEAVRYARENDVPFLGLCLGFQMAVVEYARNVLGLEDAHSAEMLEDTPHPVIDILPEQYEVENMGGTMRLGEHTTVIEPETLAYDLYDDTSCTERHRHRYEVNPEYFDDFEDEPLTFSGTAGNRMEILEIEDHPFFFGTQFHPEYTSRPGQPSPPFLGLVEGILEESGADEGAESESTSDTETEVTH; this comes from the coding sequence ATGCCGACGGAATCGGACACTCATTATGACCCTTCCCTGGGGAACAAGTTCATCTTCGTCACCGGCGGCGTGATGTCGGGACTCGGTAAAGGGATCACGGCCGCGAGCACCGGCCGGCTCCTCAAGAACGCCGGGTTCGACGTCACGGCGGTCAAGATCGACCCGTATCTCAACGTCGATGCGGGGACGATGAACCCATACCAGCACGGGGAAGTCTACGTGCTGGAGGATGGCGGCGAGGTCGACCTCGATCTGGGGAACTACGAACGGTTCCTCGATATCGACATGACCTCGGATCACAACATCACCACCGGGAAGACCTACCAGCACGTCATCGAGAAGGAGCGCGCAGGCGACTACCTCGGGAAGACGGTCCAGATCATCCCGCACATCACCGACGATATCAAGCGTCGGATTCGGGAGGCCGCCGAAGGAACCGATGTCTGTATCATCGAAGTCGGCGGCACCGTGGGTGACATCGAGGGGATGCCCTACCTCGAGGCGCTGCGCCAGTTCGCCCACGAGGAACCCGAGGAGAACGTCCTCTTTACGCACGTCACGCTCGTCCCGTACTCGAAAAACGGCGAGCAGAAGACGAAGCCGACCCAACACTCGGTCAAGGAAGTGCGCTCGATCGGTCTCCAGCCCGACGTCATCGTCGGCCGCTGCGAGGATCGACTCGATCCCGAAACGAAAGAGAAGATCGCCCTGTTCTGTGACATTCCGACCGACGCGGTGTTCTCGAACCCGGACGTCGATGACGTCTACCACGTCCCGTTGATGGTCGAGGAGGGGGGGCTCGACCAGTACGTCTTAGAGCACTTTGGACTCGCCGAGGACGCCTTGCCGCCCGCGGAGCGTACGAACGACTGGCGAAAGATCGTCACCACCGAGAAGGAAGGCGAGATCGACATCGCGCTGGTCGGGAAGTACGACCTCGAGGACGCCTACATGTCGATCCACGAGTCGCTGAAACACGCCGGCTTCGAGGTCGGCGTCGATGTCAACGTCCACTGGGTGCCGGCCGACGAGTTGGCAGACGGTCACGCCGGCCAACTCGAGGACATCGACGGCGTCATTGTCCCCGGCGGCTTCGGCATGCGCGGTTCGGAGGGCAAGATCGAGGCCGTCCGCTATGCCCGCGAGAACGACGTCCCCTTCTTGGGACTGTGTCTGGGCTTCCAGATGGCCGTCGTCGAGTACGCCCGGAACGTGCTGGGACTCGAGGACGCCCACTCTGCGGAGATGCTCGAGGACACGCCCCATCCAGTCATCGACATCCTGCCCGAGCAGTACGAAGTCGAGAATATGGGGGGAACGATGCGACTCGGCGAGCACACGACCGTCATCGAACCGGAGACGCTGGCCTACGATCTCTACGACGACACGTCCTGTACGGAGCGCCACCGGCATCGCTACGAGGTCAACCCCGAGTACTTCGACGATTTCGAAGACGAACCGCTGACGTTTTCGGGAACGGCCGGAAACCGGATGGAAATCCTCGAAATCGAGGATCATCCCTTTTTCTTCGGGACCCAGTTCCACCCCGAGTACACCTCTCGGCCCGGACAGCCCAGTCCGCCGTTTTTGGGCCTCGTCGAGGGAATTCTCGAGGAGTCCGGAGCTGACGAGGGCGCGGAGAGCGAATCGACGAGCGACACCGAAACTGAGGTAACCCACTGA
- a CDS encoding cyclophilin-like family protein, whose product MPDLTVTVDDRTLEATWTDDAPETTAALESALPVAGDGIRWGDELYFDLALDAPPENAREAVPKGAIAYWPAGSKLCLFWGETPASHDGEPRAAAPVTVVALLEDASALGALEGGARVRLERSE is encoded by the coding sequence ATGCCAGATCTGACCGTCACCGTCGACGACCGCACGCTCGAGGCGACCTGGACCGACGACGCACCCGAAACGACGGCGGCGCTCGAGTCGGCGCTCCCCGTCGCCGGCGACGGAATTCGCTGGGGTGACGAACTGTACTTTGATCTCGCGCTCGACGCGCCGCCGGAGAACGCTCGAGAGGCGGTGCCCAAAGGCGCGATCGCCTACTGGCCGGCGGGGAGCAAACTGTGTCTGTTCTGGGGAGAAACGCCCGCCAGTCACGATGGTGAACCGCGAGCCGCCGCGCCCGTCACCGTCGTCGCGCTGCTCGAGGACGCGTCGGCGTTGGGTGCTCTCGAGGGAGGGGCTCGAGTGCGACTCGAGCGATCGGAGTGA
- a CDS encoding antitoxin VapB family protein: MGTKTIGLRDDVYERLKARKRDEESFTELVDRLLEDSDPDWRDGFGTLPEAEGTELEAIVSDSRTRLSDGLSERQNEALELLSDGDHEDDGSKTA; this comes from the coding sequence ATGGGGACGAAGACGATCGGACTCAGGGACGACGTGTACGAGCGCTTGAAAGCGAGGAAACGGGACGAGGAGAGCTTTACCGAACTCGTCGATCGCTTGCTCGAGGATTCCGATCCGGACTGGCGCGACGGGTTCGGGACGCTGCCGGAAGCGGAGGGAACGGAACTCGAGGCGATCGTCTCCGACTCCCGAACTCGATTGAGCGACGGACTCTCGGAGCGACAGAACGAAGCGCTGGAACTCTTGTCGGACGGGGATCACGAGGACGATGGCTCGAAAACTGCTTGA
- a CDS encoding type II toxin-antitoxin system VapC family toxin: MARKLLDTTFLIHYWAGTPAVEDYLDEHEQTTEFVTTPINLKEIVVGRTFQGKFDQTEIRSTFEWVEIIPFEAEHAFHAGALEADLRNNDEHNQDKLNSLTADLLIAAVAKALDIPVVTRNTDDFELFDGLNVETY; the protein is encoded by the coding sequence ATGGCTCGAAAACTGCTTGATACGACGTTTCTGATCCACTACTGGGCTGGAACGCCGGCCGTCGAGGACTACCTCGACGAGCACGAGCAAACGACCGAGTTCGTCACGACACCGATCAACCTCAAAGAGATCGTCGTCGGACGAACGTTCCAGGGTAAATTCGATCAAACGGAGATACGCTCGACGTTCGAATGGGTAGAAATCATCCCGTTCGAAGCCGAGCACGCCTTCCACGCGGGAGCCCTCGAGGCGGACCTACGGAACAACGATGAACACAATCAGGACAAACTCAATTCACTTACTGCGGATCTCCTGATAGCCGCCGTTGCAAAAGCGCTCGATATTCCCGTCGTGACGCGAAATACGGACGATTTCGAGCTATTCGACGGTCTCAACGTGGAGACGTACTAA
- the infB gene encoding translation initiation factor IF-2: MSNTDTRDPTSLRTPIVAVLGHVDHGKTSLLDKIRGSAVIEGEAGAITQHIGATAVPLDIISTIAGDLVDPDDFDLPGLLFIDTPGHHSFTTLRSRGGALADIAILVVDVNDGFQPQTLEALEILSRSQTPFIVAANKIDTVPGWNVNEDSPINDTYEAQSDRVRSRLDEKLYEIIGNLSDEGFSADLYWRVQNFQRNVGVVPVSAMTGEGVPDLLTVMMGLSQRYMKEEMEIDVTGPGVGTVLEVKDEKGFGTTIDTVLYDGTIRADDQIVIGGKNEPIVTDVRALLQPRPLAEIRTESRFEKVDEVSAASGIKVAAPDLADAMAGAPVRVVRNRPLEDVVGEVRAELADIAVDTEEQGVVVKADTLGSLEAMADALDEVDLPIVRAEVGDIAPRDVSVASTAEEPKQRVILGFNVDVLGDAEQRAKNDDVRIFTDEVIYQLIEEYEEFVDELERAQQDTILENVIRPARFRILPDHTFRQNDPAVVGVEVNSGTVQNNANVVKFENNEPNRVGQVKGIQEQGEDVDEARAGNRVSVAIDGPTVGRQIEEDDELWIQIPEKHAKILEQELASEIPGDELEALNMYLDKQRSRDPFWGK; encoded by the coding sequence ATGTCGAATACGGATACGCGCGACCCAACATCTCTCAGAACACCGATCGTCGCCGTCCTCGGACACGTCGATCACGGCAAGACCAGTCTCCTCGATAAGATACGCGGCTCTGCGGTCATCGAGGGCGAAGCAGGGGCGATTACCCAGCACATCGGCGCAACAGCCGTCCCGCTGGACATCATCTCCACGATCGCGGGCGATCTCGTCGATCCGGACGATTTCGATCTCCCCGGCCTCCTCTTTATCGATACACCAGGTCATCACTCCTTTACCACGCTTCGCTCTCGCGGTGGTGCCCTCGCGGATATCGCTATCCTCGTCGTCGACGTCAACGACGGCTTCCAGCCCCAGACGCTCGAGGCCTTAGAAATCCTCAGTCGCTCCCAGACGCCGTTTATCGTCGCGGCGAACAAGATCGACACCGTCCCCGGCTGGAACGTCAACGAGGATTCGCCGATCAACGATACGTACGAGGCCCAGTCGGATCGGGTCCGCTCGCGACTCGACGAAAAGCTCTACGAGATCATTGGGAACCTGAGCGACGAAGGGTTCTCGGCCGACCTCTACTGGCGGGTCCAGAACTTCCAGCGCAACGTCGGCGTCGTCCCCGTCTCGGCGATGACCGGCGAGGGCGTCCCCGACCTCCTGACGGTCATGATGGGACTCTCCCAGCGCTACATGAAAGAAGAGATGGAGATCGACGTCACCGGTCCCGGCGTCGGTACCGTCCTCGAGGTCAAAGACGAGAAAGGGTTCGGGACGACCATCGACACCGTCCTCTACGACGGAACGATCAGGGCCGACGATCAAATTGTCATCGGCGGAAAGAACGAACCGATCGTCACCGACGTTCGTGCCCTGCTCCAGCCCCGCCCGCTCGCCGAAATCCGAACCGAGAGCCGGTTCGAAAAAGTCGACGAAGTGTCGGCTGCCTCGGGGATCAAGGTCGCCGCGCCCGACCTCGCGGACGCGATGGCCGGCGCGCCCGTTCGCGTCGTCCGCAACCGCCCGCTCGAGGATGTCGTCGGCGAAGTGCGGGCGGAACTCGCGGACATCGCCGTCGACACCGAAGAGCAGGGCGTCGTCGTCAAAGCCGACACGCTCGGCAGCCTCGAGGCGATGGCCGACGCACTCGACGAGGTGGACCTCCCCATCGTCCGGGCGGAAGTTGGTGACATCGCACCCCGGGACGTCTCGGTCGCCTCGACGGCAGAAGAGCCGAAACAGCGCGTCATTCTCGGCTTCAACGTGGATGTGCTCGGCGATGCCGAACAGCGCGCCAAGAACGACGACGTACGGATCTTTACGGACGAGGTCATCTACCAGCTCATCGAGGAGTACGAGGAGTTCGTCGACGAACTCGAGCGCGCCCAGCAGGACACGATCCTCGAGAACGTGATCCGTCCGGCCCGATTCCGGATCCTGCCGGATCACACCTTCCGTCAGAACGACCCCGCGGTCGTCGGCGTCGAGGTGAACTCGGGGACGGTCCAGAACAACGCGAACGTCGTCAAATTCGAGAACAACGAACCCAACCGCGTCGGGCAGGTCAAGGGGATTCAGGAACAGGGCGAGGACGTTGACGAAGCCCGCGCGGGCAACCGCGTCTCCGTCGCCATCGACGGCCCGACCGTCGGCCGCCAGATCGAGGAGGACGACGAACTCTGGATCCAGATCCCGGAGAAACACGCGAAGATCTTAGAGCAGGAACTCGCGAGCGAGATTCCCGGCGACGAACTCGAGGCGCTGAACATGTACCTCGACAAGCAGCGCAGTCGGGATCCGTTCTGGGGCAAGTGA
- a CDS encoding PRC-barrel domain-containing protein → MSDILAENLSGKSVMGSDGTELGLLYNITMDLKSGKLHNLVIEPDEELPSRSVDFDRDDGGRFLVPVNRVQAVKDYIVVQR, encoded by the coding sequence ATGAGCGATATACTCGCTGAAAATCTCTCGGGGAAGTCCGTCATGGGTTCCGACGGCACTGAACTGGGACTGCTCTACAACATCACGATGGATCTCAAGTCCGGCAAACTGCACAACCTCGTCATCGAACCCGACGAAGAGCTGCCGTCCCGATCGGTCGACTTCGACCGCGACGACGGCGGCCGGTTCCTCGTTCCCGTCAACCGCGTCCAAGCGGTGAAAGACTACATCGTCGTCCAGCGCTAA
- a CDS encoding NOB1 family endonuclease encodes MYILDSSAFIHDFHTTEQTATIPLVREELEDESAYRYDAMEGSGMHIHIPNEDTTEKVRRAAKESGDLDVLSDTDIRLVAASFELDGTLVTDDYAMQNVAEKLNVEVDAIAREGIDEQRHWHYQCQGCGREFDEQKDRCPICGSELARKNPS; translated from the coding sequence ATGTACATTCTCGACTCCTCGGCGTTTATCCACGACTTTCACACGACAGAACAGACTGCAACGATCCCGCTCGTCCGCGAGGAACTCGAGGACGAGTCCGCCTATCGCTACGACGCGATGGAGGGCTCGGGGATGCACATCCACATCCCCAACGAGGACACGACCGAGAAGGTTCGGCGTGCGGCCAAAGAGTCCGGCGATCTGGACGTCCTCTCCGACACCGACATCCGACTCGTCGCCGCGAGTTTCGAACTCGACGGAACGCTCGTGACCGACGACTACGCGATGCAGAACGTCGCCGAAAAGCTCAATGTCGAGGTCGACGCGATCGCCCGGGAGGGGATCGACGAACAGCGCCACTGGCACTACCAGTGTCAGGGCTGTGGCCGCGAGTTCGACGAGCAGAAGGATCGCTGTCCGATCTGTGGCTCGGAACTGGCGCGCAAGAACCCGTCGTAA
- a CDS encoding CPBP family intramembrane glutamic endopeptidase, which translates to MSDTARAADGDGVQRSSTVVVPTAGTVLSAIALVALLVPVRRGVVDPALWAAAAAAFVATGAFLARRHGLLERRLAGTVAAASSLLAVVCSGYAITQGTLGSVVVPGLEWSVSLLFVAFFLAVGAVGVGVADRAGVSGQGLFYRLGQTVEMTVLGVAGLVGITIASIFLSIPVQLAGGEAPELAWTVIEYLAFAVGLGGVTVGYLALRERDLSFIDLDRPTLRTVGWIVVGLVLILGANLGISALMGALGIESSEHTTTQRVVENPDLLYVIIPAMVLVVGPFEELLYRNVVQKSLYGTFSRYGAVVVASVVFTLVHILAYATAGAGEILASLSLLFVLSLILGVLYERTENLVVPALVHGCYNAAIFATLLL; encoded by the coding sequence ATGAGCGATACCGCACGGGCGGCCGACGGCGACGGTGTCCAGCGTTCATCGACGGTTGTCGTGCCGACTGCTGGGACCGTCCTCTCGGCCATCGCCCTCGTCGCGCTCCTGGTCCCCGTTCGCCGCGGGGTCGTCGACCCCGCCCTCTGGGCCGCGGCGGCCGCCGCGTTCGTAGCCACCGGTGCCTTTCTCGCACGGCGGCACGGCCTTCTCGAGCGCCGTCTCGCCGGCACGGTCGCCGCCGCCTCGAGTCTCCTTGCGGTCGTCTGCTCGGGATACGCGATCACCCAGGGGACGCTCGGGTCGGTCGTCGTTCCGGGTCTCGAGTGGTCGGTCTCGCTGCTGTTCGTGGCGTTTTTCCTCGCGGTGGGTGCCGTTGGCGTCGGCGTCGCCGATCGCGCCGGCGTCTCGGGGCAGGGACTGTTCTACCGACTCGGACAGACGGTCGAGATGACGGTTCTGGGCGTCGCCGGGCTGGTCGGTATCACGATCGCGTCGATCTTCCTCTCGATTCCGGTGCAGCTAGCAGGGGGTGAGGCCCCGGAACTGGCGTGGACGGTGATCGAGTACCTGGCCTTCGCGGTCGGACTCGGCGGCGTCACGGTCGGCTACCTCGCCCTTCGCGAACGCGATCTGTCGTTTATCGACCTCGACCGACCGACGCTCCGGACGGTCGGCTGGATCGTCGTCGGCCTGGTTCTGATACTCGGAGCGAACCTCGGCATCTCGGCGCTTATGGGGGCACTCGGCATCGAGTCCTCCGAGCATACGACGACACAGCGGGTGGTCGAGAACCCCGATCTGTTGTACGTCATCATCCCCGCGATGGTGTTAGTCGTCGGGCCGTTCGAGGAACTCCTCTACCGGAACGTCGTGCAGAAATCGCTCTATGGGACGTTCTCGCGGTACGGTGCCGTCGTCGTCGCGAGCGTCGTCTTTACGTTGGTGCACATTCTGGCGTACGCAACCGCGGGGGCGGGCGAGATTCTCGCAAGCCTCTCGCTGTTGTTCGTGCTCTCGCTGATACTCGGCGTGCTCTACGAGCGAACCGAGAACTTGGTCGTGCCGGCGCTCGTTCATGGCTGTTACAACGCGGCCATCTTCGCGACGCTGTTGCTGTAG
- a CDS encoding response regulator, whose product MPSHTPTEPVDILLVEDNPGDVRLTQEAFKSIDSEIEFHTVADGEAATRYFDVCGTDTERVDPDLVLLDLNLPRIDGFRILEILKEELDYPPPPILVLSSSETEADIVESYERAANAYLTKPDTPDEFDMLAQAIEDFWIDSARHPPAPS is encoded by the coding sequence ATGCCCAGTCATACCCCTACCGAGCCGGTGGACATCCTGCTGGTCGAAGACAATCCTGGTGACGTCCGGCTGACACAGGAAGCGTTCAAATCGATCGACAGCGAAATCGAGTTTCACACCGTCGCCGACGGCGAAGCGGCCACGCGGTACTTCGACGTCTGCGGGACGGATACCGAGCGTGTCGATCCCGATCTGGTGCTGCTCGATCTGAATCTCCCGCGGATAGACGGCTTCAGAATCCTCGAGATCCTCAAGGAGGAACTGGACTACCCGCCGCCACCGATTCTCGTCCTCTCGAGTTCGGAGACGGAAGCGGACATCGTCGAGAGCTACGAGCGAGCGGCGAACGCGTACCTCACGAAACCGGACACGCCGGACGAGTTCGACATGCTCGCACAGGCGATCGAGGACTTCTGGATCGACTCGGCACGGCATCCGCCCGCACCGTCGTAG
- a CDS encoding TrmB family transcriptional regulator: protein MTQDETTTEAISLLQDLGLQEYEARCFVALNKLPMGTAKEIHEISDVPRTRVYDAIRVLESQGLVEVQHSSPQLYRAVSISEATQNLRQKYASRIDTLETYLENTDVQNPDEDDHVQEIWSLTGHDAIESRTLELIENAESEIALLVVDDEIMSDALFEGLEGAIDRDLSLLLGGQTESTAETLEAELPSTRVFETGLHWLTGIEDDSEVAISRILLVDRETLLIGSYYPDGDESGEQAIFAKGLQNGVVVLLRRLVTAGLPQIKDPAD, encoded by the coding sequence ATGACACAGGACGAAACTACAACGGAAGCGATCAGTCTACTGCAGGACCTCGGACTACAGGAGTACGAGGCGCGCTGCTTCGTCGCATTGAACAAACTGCCCATGGGGACGGCCAAGGAGATACACGAGATCTCCGATGTCCCGCGCACGAGGGTGTACGACGCGATACGGGTGCTCGAGTCCCAGGGATTAGTGGAAGTACAACACTCGAGTCCACAGCTGTATCGCGCCGTCAGCATTTCCGAAGCGACGCAGAATCTTCGGCAGAAGTACGCCAGTCGGATCGATACGCTCGAGACGTATCTCGAGAATACGGACGTTCAGAACCCGGACGAGGACGATCACGTCCAGGAGATCTGGTCGTTGACCGGTCACGACGCGATCGAGTCGCGGACCCTCGAGCTCATCGAGAACGCGGAGTCCGAAATCGCGCTCCTCGTCGTCGACGACGAGATCATGTCCGACGCGCTGTTCGAGGGCCTCGAGGGGGCGATCGATCGCGACCTCTCGCTTCTCCTCGGTGGACAGACGGAATCGACGGCTGAGACGCTCGAGGCGGAGCTTCCGTCCACTCGGGTGTTCGAAACCGGTCTCCACTGGCTCACCGGCATCGAGGACGACAGCGAGGTGGCAATCAGTCGTATCCTGCTCGTCGACCGCGAGACGCTTCTGATCGGGTCGTACTACCCGGACGGCGACGAATCCGGCGAACAGGCAATCTTCGCCAAAGGGCTCCAGAACGGGGTCGTGGTGTTGTTGCGCCGGTTAGTGACAGCGGGGTTGCCCCAAATAAAGGATCCGGCCGACTAA
- a CDS encoding DUF5812 family protein, whose translation MTETTGTFVVTHAESESAVVRDVETAQVHTLASNPGLEVHDVLEATVAPDPPLEVTWQVVEVDDRRSIDLVDSDLEPTQLEKELAADADIGDLIQEERAGTGEIHVFRVPEDEVEAAAQDVLDDEETVARAARLEAVRVEVRRSPEDGVLSVRYLPD comes from the coding sequence ATGACCGAAACCACCGGCACGTTCGTCGTCACCCACGCCGAGAGCGAGTCGGCCGTCGTCCGCGACGTCGAGACTGCACAGGTCCACACCCTCGCGTCGAATCCTGGCCTCGAGGTCCACGATGTCCTCGAGGCGACCGTCGCCCCCGACCCGCCGCTCGAGGTGACGTGGCAGGTCGTCGAGGTCGACGACCGGCGCTCGATCGACCTGGTCGACAGCGACCTCGAGCCCACCCAACTGGAGAAGGAACTGGCCGCCGACGCTGACATCGGTGACCTGATTCAAGAGGAGCGCGCGGGTACCGGCGAAATTCACGTCTTCCGCGTCCCCGAAGACGAGGTCGAAGCGGCAGCTCAGGACGTCCTCGACGACGAAGAGACGGTGGCCCGTGCGGCACGACTCGAAGCGGTTCGCGTCGAGGTTCGCCGCTCCCCCGAGGACGGCGTGCTGAGCGTTCGCTATCTGCCGGATTGA